TCCCCAGACGACACACGGCCAGTTTGATGCCCTGCCGATCGGCCTCCACGCAGCGCTCGCCGACGCCCAACTGGCCAGCGGCATTGAGCCGAACCAGTTGATTATTTCCGCCTCCATGGCAGTATGTGAGGCCCATGATGGCCGGCGGCTGGTGGCCCATCGAGTCCAGGCATCCGTCGGAGGCCACCGAGCGCAGCTCGCCCCAGTGCAGGTTGGCCGGCAGACCCGGGAACTTGTCGTACACATCGTAGGCGATGTGGTCCATGAACCACTGGAAGCTCTTGCAGTTCAGTCGCTTCTTCAGCGCCAGTTGCTCGCTAATGTCGCCCATGTCCAGGTAGCGGGCAAGCGGCTCGCGCGTATAGAAGTACTCCTTGTGCGTGTCGTCGAACCACGTCTCGATGACGCGCTTGTAGTTGATCGTGATCAATGGACCCTTCTTCTTGCTAGCCAGTTTGCCGAAATTGTAGGGCATAAAGCCGCGATAGACGTGACCCACGCGAGAGCATGGCACCCACTCGATGCTGCCGCCACACTGCCAGATCTTGAAGCTCAATTCGAAGTTCTCGCCGCCCCAGACCAGCAGACCCGGATCGTAGGCGCCCAGCTCCAGGAAGTACTCCCTATTGATGGCGAACAGGCCGCCGGCGTGCGTGGGACTGCGATAGGGTTCCGAGTTGTGAGCACGGCGGCGCTGCTCGCGACGTGGCACCTCGTTCTCCTTGTACAGCATGCCCCATTCGAAGATGCCGCGGAAGTGGTTGTCCGTGCCATAAACCGGCCGGTACTCAAAGTTCTTGTGGTCAATGCCATCGATAATGGGCACTGTCATCACAGTGCGATCCCGGTAGATGGGCGCCAGCAAGGGCGGCAGCCAGTTGGTGTTTACCTCGCAATGGGCGTCCAAGAAGACGATCACCTCACCTGCGGGATGCAAAGCAGTTTAGTGTTTGTGTGGATATTTATAAGGTTGTGGGTTAATATGATGATTTAAAGGATGATGCTTTAAAATAgtaatttgtaaatttctatgcATACTGTTTATGCTAAAAGGCTTGTTTGAAATCGACGATAATCTTGCTTCAATTGCAATGATAGGCAATTCTATTATGCTGAGAAAAtgtaaaagaaattcaatgAGTCTGCAGTTTAAAGGTTTATCATTGCCACAAAGCGGAACGTGAAGTTATCTTCAATTCAAATTCCAAATAGCTGGCGTTTCAGCGTTTGATGCAAACATCTCAAGATAAAACTATTGTTTTCCATACAACACGTTCTTTTAACTATGCGATAAGCCGTCATGAGTTATGCAAGTTATGCAAGAACACATAACAATATACATAAATGAGATATGGGCTATACGCACCTGTAGCCTCCATGGCTCCCCTGGATCTCGTTCGGATGAGACCTTCGCGCTCCTTGTTCCTGATGACCTTGACCAGCCCCTTGAACTGCAGCACATACTCGTCCAGCTGGCTGCGCAGGTTCTCCTTGTCGGAGAAGTCATCCACCAGGATGATCTCGTGCAGCATGTGCGTGGGCGAACGATCGATGACCGAGTGCACGGTGCGCATCAGCACCGAGAAGCCCTCGTTGTGGAAGACAATGATGACGCTCGTGCGCGGCAGATCGAAGGGGTAGTCCCAGTGGCGGCACTCTTCGAGCCGCGTGTCCCGCACCGATCGGTGCATCGATATCTCATCGGAGCAGGCGATGTTCATGCCGTACTCCATCTCGGAGGCGTCCGACATGTGCTTCTTGTCCGGCGACAGGCTGTGGGCCTCGCCATTCTCGCCAGGCCCGCTACGTGGCTTCACATCTTTCGGCTCAAAGTTGCCAAGGCCTGAAAAACgcaaaaacaaattgtgaGTGTGGCGCGTGCAAATTACCTATGCAAGCTTACAgcaattgtttaaatattggCCCAGCCACTCACTGTATGCGCTTGCAGGAGGTGTGGGTTATAATTTCAGACTTATGCATAAAGGCGGGGTATTACAGACCAATAATATGCCATCATCTAACCATCTTATGGTCATATGGAATATTCTACGACTAGAATTAGCATTTGATACAAAAGACTAAAGACACACTAGTTTTGGTGGCTGTGCAGTAAAAATGACTTTTATGAGGTTATTTTCTCACTCTATCCGAATTTGATAGTTGGTTGGTTAGGGCCATTACAAAGCCGGTTTTGGAGAATGTATAATAGAATGcgataaatatttgaaatgggCTCGTAAGTTAGACTGGGAATAGACTGTACGATATGGGTTGGAAAAGGTTATCCTTTAACCTCCAACCATACTTTACTCACGCTAAACGTGGTAATAAAGACTTCTTTGAATACTATGTAGCATACATGGCAAGTAATTAATTGGTTAAAACGAGCAAAAGCCGGTTTTAAGTGATATAAAGCAAAGATTACTGAATTCTTTAGCTGGGTTTGCAGTAAGCAAACAACTCGGTCTTTTCAACAATGATATGGTAACTACTCTGTATCCTTAGTTCTGATGATAGTCCTCcataataaaattgtataaTACGTGAGTGAGGAATCTTAATGGCAAGGCTCACGTTATGGGTGACACAATCCTATTCTTTATCCTGGTCAAGGGCTGATATTGCTATCCTCGATCCTGTAGCCACTTACCATCGACCAGCTTGGGCACCTCCCTGGGCCTGCCCTCCAATCGCTGGTGGGCGAACTTGGGTCCGCCGAAGCGCGTGTGATACGCCTCCTGGACGCGCTTGTGGTGATCGCTCCAGTTGGCCAGCAGatacagcagcggcagcagtaCCAGCAGGCACAATGCCAGCCGGCAGATCCGACCGCTGCGGATGGTGCTCACGCGCATCTCTCCCtaattccgattccgatgccCAGTTCCAGATTCCAGTTACAAAGTTCCAAATCTGTTGACGTGTCTAGGTGGCCAGAAAGAAAAAGCACGGCGCGGGAGACGGGAAGCGGTAAGCGGGGAGCGCGGAAAGGTGGCCACAAAGCAGAAAGAGAACAAAAGAACCACTTTTGGTTCGGATTCGAGATGCCGCTGAATGATCAAAGGCGCCCCGCCGATAATGACAATTACAAGTGCTGGGGCGAGAAGCTAACTGGAGTACACCAGCTCGTCCGCCTGAGTGATGCTTTAACTCGGTGCGGAGCAACTTGCCGGCGAAAAAGCGCCGCTGGCTTTGAGCAAATTGCGAGTGCAGGTGCACGAATATTCGCGGTgcaaacgtaaacaaaaaatggtAGAAAACGATGTTCAACTGGTAAGAACGCGTTATGCCGTTTTTTCTATCATCGCCCAGGCGTTAGGGCTAAATTAGGCACCAGCAGCGATAGGCGGCTGGGCGATAACACAGGGTGGtgaaaatggattttttttatgtatgtgCGCAAATAAGTCTAAATGCTAACTGAAAGTTATAACGAAAcgcttgctgctgttgtttaaCTATTCGATATGCCCTAGTTCCATTTAGTGTTAAATATGTTTCAGCGCTGCGCAATTCAACTTTAGGTGGCTGTCATCGATAAAGGCCACAATCGATAACTCCTTTGTTTATGCCAGGGCgcaaatttgtaaatttaacCTAATGGGCTCACATCAACTCCACTTTGCCGTTTTTGGCTCCTGCGGCTTTGAAGCCGATACGCTGGTGGAGATCTCCGGCCCAGGGAACAGTGGCAAAAGCCTGGTGCTCCAACAGTTGGTGGCCCACTGCCTGGTGCCCTACAAATTCGGTGGTCGCCAGTGGAGCGTCCTGCTGATCAATCTGAGTCACAAGATCAACCGTGAATCTCTGGCCAAGAGCATTAGGATGGAGCTGAAGGCGTACTCTGTCGGCGAAGTGATTGCTGCGAAATGCCCCACGGAGGAGCAGCTGGCCGAGATTGCGGGCGAGTGCATGAGTCGCGTGCGATTCCTCAACTGTTTTGCAAACGATGATGTTTCCACGTCGCTAATCGACGCCCGCTACGCGATCATCAATGATCCTGGCATACAATTGGTTGCCATGGACACACTCAGCGAATTCTACTGGCTAGATGAGCCTAAGATTGCCAAGAGAATGTCCATGTATCGCCACTATCGATTGCTCCAGGCGCGCCTGGAGAAGCTCTGCAAGGATGCCATCGTCTGCGGCATGTACACGGTGGAGTCTGCCTTTCTGGAGAATCGTTTTGGCGAAAACTTGCCCGAGGCTGGCATAAAGTACCATGTCAGGATGCAGAAGATTCAAAACCAGATCCTCTTGAATGGACTGCCGCTGTCGTTTAGCAATGGAATTCATTTGGATACAAATACTAGCAAGGAAATTACTGAGGCATTGCTGACTCAGCCCAGTTAACAtagttaaattattattattaatctTAGGACAAAATGATGCTAGGAACTGAAAGAAGTAAACGATTGTATATAGAGTATATAGAGTTGATTAAATTGTATATAGAGTTGATAGGTTAAGAAAATTGTATATAGTTTAAcaatttaactttaataatATCTTCCTTTTAGGGATTAGAAATTATATTTGTTATTACTCCTTTATTAGACAATTTCAAGGCCTATGAGTGAGAAAGTAATCTGTGCAACTAATTaagttaaaaaaaaggtaTAACTTCTACATTATCTAGATAGTTACGAACTCAAATATACTTTAATTTCCGTGATATCTTCCTAGTTTTACCCGCTCGAACAAAGAAAATTATAGTCCATATAGATCTAGAAGGAAAGTTCGCTTTTATGACTTATTCCATTcagtaatatatttaatattatatatcaGTAATATtatcttaattaaaaaaaatacaacagtTCTTTAAAATTGTGTTGAAACCTTCACTatgttctttttttgtttttgaagaAGGCCAACCCTACCAGAATTATACTTAAAACTAATGATTTCTAAAAGCTATACATAAGTAAGGTGGTTTTGTTtagcagttttttttttcgttttcgttttccttttttatcgTTTTCTTAGCATTTTAAGAAGAAGCAATATGATGGTGTATGGTaatggcaattaaaatggagaggagggggggggggggggcttttTAATGTTATCCGCCGATTGATTTTGGTAGTGCTTAAAAGCCGGTAAATtagtaaaaattattattaaatacaatcattaatttaaatgtaatttcaataaataattatctGTTTAAATACGATTATTTCCTTCATGGCTTAGTCACAAACATTAAGACATTCGAATTCAATCAACGCTCTATTTACATGTGTGCTCCTCGAGTACCTTCGTACAAACTTCACATTTAACCTGGCAACACCAGTGAAATTTGCAATTGCAGCGTTCGTTAACTATAATGTTCTTCGTATTATAGCCCCGGCCGCAGCAGAGGATGGCACAGCTCTCCAATCCCGACGAGTTTTTGTGGCACACACGTCCGTGCGTTCCCGGCCAATGCAGCGCATAGCTATTGCGGCACCAGTCGGGACTTTCGTCTAGGTAAATAAGATCGTGAGCGGTCGGCACCTTGAATTGCAAGTCCTTGATCTGGAGGCGGCCACGCTTGTTGATCTTCACCTTGGTGGCGCCCTCGTACTTCTCGCGCAGATAGTCGCCAATCTCCCGGATGGAGGACAATTGCTGCCAGCAGGTGATCAGGCTGCAGGAGCCGGACACGCCGTGGCACTTGCACGTTATCCTGGCCTTCTTGATCACCGCCCGACGTCCGGCCTCGTTGTTGTGCAAGTTCATCAGGCTCCTGGCCTTGACAGTGGCCGTGCTGCGCGGCAATATGCCGCCATCCTTGTAGCTCTCCTTGATGCCGTTCCTCGGATAGGCGGGCGCATCGGCGGCGGCTCTCTGGTTTTTTCGCTTCTTCTTGCGCGGCTGCTGCTCACCCTTGAAGAACTTGGTGTTGACAATCTCCTGTTTGATCTTCTCCTGCAGCTTAATCATCTCCTCCTCGTCTATCTTGGATGTAAGTATCTCCTTCGTAATGCGCTGCTCTAGTTCCAATAGGTGCTGATCAAAGTTCTCATTGAGTATGTGACTGTTTTCAGCCTCAGTGCTTTTCCTAACGTTTCTCACTACCAAACTTGTATCGTTTTTAGCATCTACGTTTTTGTTACGTTTAATACCTATGTTAAAAGCATTCGTGTCATCGGAATGCATGCGATTCTTGTTGATCTCCTCGCGTTTTCTCTTAACGCCACGCGTCTCGCGATTGGTTTCCTTCTCCCGCGAATCGATGAAGTCCGTGGCGAACTTGTAGGCGAACTCCAGGTTGTCGCCACAGCCGCCCCACTTCCAGTCGTCGTGGAGCTGTTTGGGTCGACTGCCGCGGGAGCAGCTGCAGGAGGCCAGTTGGCCATCCCGGCAGGCGCGAGCTATGAAGCTGGTCACCGTGGCCGCGGCCAGGGCGTGGATGAAGGCCATTTCGGGAGCAGCCAGGCTGGTCATGGGACCAAATACGGTCTCGTCGTTCGTTGTGCTGCAGTTCCAGCGGCGATTCTTGAACTGAAACTGGCACTCCTGGATGGCGGCACGGGCACCACGACTTATGGCCGGCATCACGCTGGTGTGCTTAACACATTGCTTCTTTTGGCTGTTGCTTAGACCTATTGCGCTATAGCAGTTATTGGGATTAAGATCGATTGTCTCCGAATATGCGTCTGCAGTTGGAGTCGTATCATTGTGATGACTGTTCGCGGAGCCAGCGCCTCCGTGCTCCTCCATGTTCTTGATAAGGAATTCCCTATCGCTGGCGACATCTGCCGATGTCATCACAACGTCGTGCTTAAAATAATCCGTGACGGATGTGTTGTTCTCCATGGATACCTTAATATAGTCTGGCATGATTTTCCTACTACTGCTACTACtgctactactactactactaatGCTGGGCTGCGAGCGTTCGACTCGCGAAAGCAACTCCCCATCCGATCCCTCGGAGGATACTTTAAAGGAGTCTGGAATCTCGATTGATACGGCAAATCTCTTCGTATTGTTAATCGTCTGTATGATCGGCTCGAACCGGGGCTGCATGTACTGCGACTGACCGCGGAACCACTCGTCCCGCTCCCGCTGCCGCTGTTGCTCCTCCCGCCGACGCTGACGTATGCATTTCGGGGACTCGGGATTGCGCAGGCAAGGTGGTCGCTTTGTTGTGCGCGCAGGCGATCCCGCCTTGGGCTGGTTTATCGATGGACTGCGATCCGCTTCGATTGAGGTCTCCGTGGAGAGTGTCTCGTTGAGCAGTATCACCTGGGGCTCGCTGGGATTCTTCTGGCCATGGCTGCTACCGCCGGCCGCTGGATGGGAGTCGGTATCTGTTGGTTTAAGAAGGGATTGATTATTCGCTAGTTCCTCGTTCTGATAGTAGCCACCAATTGGCTGCTCTCCGGGATTGTAAGCTGCTCCTCCTACGCCGCCGCCATCTGGCGCGGGCACCTTGGGTGTTGGTGGGGCTATGGGCGCGGAATACTGATGAATCGGCCGCTGGGGCCGCTTGGGATTGGGCGGCGAACCGCCAGCTCCCGATGTCTTGGCCTTGTCCTTTTGCAGGCTCGGGAATTTAACGAATTTCGACTCGAAGTTCGAATTGGTCTTGGTCATGTTGTGCAAGAAGAGTATGTGCTTCTTCAGGTCATCGATGTTGGACGTGGGATCCCCCTCGACCTGGGCCAGAGGCGAGGGCACAATGGTCGAGATGGCTTTAGCGTTCGGCTGCAAAGCGGAGGGACTCGGTGTAGTGGCCGCCCAGCGTGGATCGGGCGATATATTCTTGAGCGCCATCGGCACTATAAACTTGCGATCCTCGTCGGTGAGACTGGCTGGCAGGCCATTCTCGTCGGTATCCTCGTCGAGCAGGATTATCTGCTTCTGATCCATCTCCTCCTGTATCGGGTGAATAGGGCGAGATGTAATGTTGTTCGGTCTATCGAATACCAGTCTCTTGGTGAGATCGGCCTTGACGAAGCCAGTCTCCGAGTCCCGCAGGTCCACTGGCTTTATGAACGTACCGAGCTTGCGTAGGCCCTCTTGATGCATATTGGCCTGCTCGTCCTTGGTCATGTTCAGTGGTATGCTGGAATTGGCCAGCTGCTCCACCTGGTTGCCAAACTCGATGAAGGGGGACTTGAGGCCGAGATATATCCATGTCGGCACTCCTTGCAACCCAACTGTGGCATATGCCCCTCTCGCGGTTAAGTGCAACATACACACAGCACGCAAGAGCCACAATAGAAAGTGCCTTTTTCTGTAGCAACTCATTATCGCTTTGGAGTATGTGTATTCCTATTCCTGTTCCTCTTACTATTACTATTACAGAGTATTGTTAGTAGTAACTAGTATTGTTACTTCTATTATTATTCCTTCTCGTTCGTTTCAGTGCGATTCCATTCAAGACGATTCAGTTCGATTCAACTCGATTCGATtgaattcgattcgattcgatccgATTCGATTCGGTTCGGTTCAGCTGATGCGATGTGATTTTGTGATTTGATTGGATTTCATTTGATTCGACTCGACTTGATTTGATGTTGAACGAAATGAAggaatgaaaaatgtttttcgaTAACACTAGAAAATCGATTGGCTGCTGGCTGAATTTCCTTGAGTCCACGAATCTGCCGTAAATATTGTGATTAGCTGCTCGCTATAGGCTGCCAGTTCATGCGCTCGCTGAGAATTtgtaaaataacaaaatgagAACTGGATTTGTGcatagtatgtatgtatacaatCAACCACAACCGCATCATGCACGAACGAAACTCGCGACGAAGTAATCCACCCTCAACGACAAATTGTAAACAACTGAAGAACTCGTTCGGTTCGGCATTTAAGTCTTTCGTGGTAACAAACGCAgtcgaaaatgaaaatgttgccCAGCCAGCagacccaccaccaccaccatacACATTTTCACTTCACCCCGCCGCATGTtgtgcaacatgttgcagACGACGCAACGCGAGGCACAGCGACGACCGATTCCATCGACGAACTCGTGtcctgttctttttttttttttttttgaaaatccTGCCTACATTCGCGCGGAAATTCGAAGGTACATTGTAACCACTTTTCACGCCCACTTTTCTTTGAATTTCTGTCTACTAGGTACAAGCTGGAGAGTACAGTATTCCAGGAAGCAGCTTCACACGTACCTACGGTACAATTTAGTCTGGTCCATCCGCGACTTGGTACCGAGATCCAACCAAAACTGGCacatccaaaaattagttagTTTGTGTACACTAATCCACCTCGAATAATAGATACCTAGGCACTTGTGGAAAAAGGATAACAAAAATCCGTTTATTTGGATATATCGGGCACTCACAGCCTGGTAGTTATGTACATAAAAAAGGAATTTTCGAAAACACTCTCTATTCGAAATACTGGTAAACATTACTCGCAGGCCACGGCTCATGCGACTTACGAACtagattaaataaataaaatcacacGCATCCTAATGCTGCATCTTGTTGGTTTTGGCCAGAGTGAGGGCGCTGCCGATGCGACGGCGATCATAGAATGGCTCCGGCTGCTCCAGCGCCCCAATGGCGGTCACTGCTGCAAAGCTGGAGCCGACGGGCTCCTCGTACATCTCGTGGCCCACCTGCTTCAGGTAGTCGGTAACGCTGCTGTCCACCTCCTGCTCATAGCTCACGCGCATGGGAGCCAACTGATGATGGAGGCGGCCATTGTTCACGGCCGCGGTGAGGCTCTCCTTGCGTAGCAGGTACTTCATGATCACCTGATGGACAAGAACctcaattataattatatgcTTAAGGGCAATTAACGCCAAGTGCTTACAGCTGCCACGCTGGTGGTGATGCGAGTGCCACCTGCTGCTCCGACCAGCAAACGTACATTGCCTTCCTGgtcaacaataatgcacggaCTCATCGAGGACATGGGACGCTTGCCGGGATAAATGTAGTTGGCCGGCGAGGCGGGCACACCGAAGCCATTGATCACGCCCGGCGTGGAGAAGTCGTCCATCTCGTCGTTCAGAATGATTCCCGTCTGGGTGGAAGCCACCTTGGAGCCGAAACTGTAAAGGGTTTATATGTGAATATAGGTAATATACAAATGAAAGTTAATAAAAAGCGCGAACTCTTGAGTTGCACTTTCCTAGGCCTTAGTCCAGACTCAAACCCGACCTTATAATATTGGTATATGGGAAAACCGCTATTCTAAACCACTATttacacacaaatacaaaagATTTTTCGGTGATAGCCCATTGTAAGCCTTTATGTGTATAGACAATTTTTGGACCTCCTTACACCTTTACCTGCTTACTTTATCCGCAGCATTTGCAAGTCAATTAAAAACCCTGAACGATGGCTAGCTCGTTGAGTATCAACAACTTCGTAGCTAGCGACACAAATTGGTTTCTCCACCAAGgtgaaaaaaaaccaagagtTTCCCCTGTCTTtcaaatgtgtgtgtttgtcaaTCGAACCTGCAGCTTCGATTCAAAAGCATGGTGGGAAAGGAGAATGTTaatatatgtgtgtgcacCGCTCACATGCACTGTTTTGTTTGTGGGAGAGAACTCTCACCACTCTTGCTGTTGCTTCGCACATGTTGGGTATGGTGAAAAGTGTCATCTAGCTTCCAACATGGTTGCGCACAGGTTCGGCCAAACCGAATGGTGTCtctacactgggaaaaaatgTGCGAGCACTTTTCGTGTGcttgcaattaaaataaatttcaaaataattgttttctgAGTTAAATTGTCTAGGAGTTGAGTGTATTGCGAATTCCATAAATCCCCAAATATCTATCTGAATACCCATCCTTAGTTCGTAATCCTTAGTAAATCCCTAAACACTAAATATGAAATTCTATGAACACTTACTAGTTATTGATGGTACTGGTGATGGACACGGCGTCTCCATTGGTGGCCAAGACATTCATGTGGGCGGTGCCATGGTCCTCCTCCACGGTGAAGTTGGCGCCATAGTAGAGGTAGTCCTCCGAAGTGCTATTGTCGTGGATCAGCTTCCTTACGCTCTCCAGGAACTCCGGCTTGAGCATCTCCTCCAGGGTGGCATTGATGGACGCGGCGCTCACGGGATCGGCATACATATCACCCAGATTGGTGCGCTGGCCATAGGCGTGTTTAAAGGCCTCCACCACGCGCTGCCAATAGATCGGCTCATTGTCCGTATAGAGATCGGCCATCAGGTTGAGGATGAAGGCCAGAACGGGTCCGCTGCTGGGCATGGGCGTGGAATAGAGCGTGTACGTGCCACTCACATGGGCCGACACGTGTCCATCGCTCTCCCAGCGCACCGTGTAATCGCGCAGGTCCTGCTCCGTAATGATGCCGCCCATCTTCTGGATATCCTCGACGAACTTGCGACCCGTCTCGCCGCCATCGTAGAACTCCTTGGCTCCATTCTCGGCAATCCGCTCCAGCGTGTCGGCCAGCGCGGGACGCTTCATGTAATCGCCCTCCAAGTGGGGATCACCGGTTGCGTTGAGGAACACGGCCGAGAGCCCGGGATCTGCCTTAATGTTATCCAGCTTGGATTGGATGGCGGCGGCCAGATAGCGCGAAACAACATGACCCTCGCGGGCCAGCTTAATGGACGGCTCGAAGAGGCGTTTCCAGGGCAGGATGCCATAGCGACGATGCATCTCCCAGTAGCCAAGAATCTCGCCGGGCACCGCACCCGAT
The DNA window shown above is from Drosophila melanogaster chromosome X and carries:
- the Pgant7 gene encoding polypeptide N-Acetylgalactosaminyltransferase 7, isoform B translates to MRVSTIRSGRICRLALCLLVLLPLLYLLANWSDHHKRVQEAYHTRFGGPKFAHQRLEGRPREVPKLVDGLGNFEPKDVKPRSGPGENGEAHSLSPDKKHMSDASEMEYGMNIACSDEISMHRSVRDTRLEECRHWDYPFDLPRTSVIIVFHNEGFSVLMRTVHSVIDRSPTHMLHEIILVDDFSDKENLRSQLDEYVLQFKGLVKVIRNKEREGLIRTRSRGAMEATGEVIVFLDAHCEVNTNWLPPLLAPIYRDRTVMTVPIIDGIDHKNFEYRPVYGTDNHFRGIFEWGMLYKENEVPRREQRRRAHNSEPYRSPTHAGGLFAINREYFLELGAYDPGLLVWGGENFELSFKIWQCGGSIEWVPCSRVGHVYRGFMPYNFGKLASKKKGPLITINYKRVIETWFDDTHKEYFYTREPLARYLDMGDISEQLALKKRLNCKSFQWFMDHIAYDVYDKFPGLPANLHWGELRSVASDGCLDSMGHQPPAIMGLTYCHGGGNNQLVRLNAAGQLGVGERCVEADRQGIKLAVCRLGTVDGPWQYNEHTKHLMHRVHKKCMALHPATQQLSLGHCDVNDSYQQWWFKEIRPRW
- the Xrcc2 gene encoding X-ray repair cross complementing 2; its protein translation is MGSHQLHFAVFGSCGFEADTLVEISGPGNSGKSLVLQQLVAHCLVPYKFGGRQWSVLLINLSHKINRESLAKSIRMELKAYSVGEVIAAKCPTEEQLAEIAGECMSRVRFLNCFANDDVSTSLIDARYAIINDPGIQLVAMDTLSEFYWLDEPKIAKRMSMYRHYRLLQARLEKLCKDAIVCGMYTVESAFLENRFGENLPEAGIKYHVRMQKIQNQILLNGLPLSFSNGIHLDTNTSKEITEALLTQPS
- the Wnt5 gene encoding Wnt oncogene analog 5, isoform B, whose product is MSCYRKRHFLLWLLRAVCMLHLTARGAYATVGLQGVPTWIYLGLKSPFIEFGNQVEQLANSSIPLNMTKDEQANMHQEGLRKLGTFIKPVDLRDSETGFVKADLTKRLVFDRPNNITSRPIHPIQEEMDQKQIILLDEDTDENGLPASLTDEDRKFIVPMALKNISPDPRWAATTPSPSALQPNAKAISTIVPSPLAQVEGDPTSNIDDLKKHILFLHNMTKTNSNFESKFVKFPSLQKDKAKTSGAGGSPPNPKRPQRPIHQYSAPIAPPTPKVPAPDGGGVGGAAYNPGEQPIGGYYQNEELANNQSLLKPTDTDSHPAAGGSSHGQKNPSEPQVILLNETLSTETSIEADRSPSINQPKAGSPARTTKRPPCLRNPESPKCIRQRRREEQQRQRERDEWFRGQSQYMQPRFEPIIQTINNTKRFAVSIEIPDSFKVSSEGSDGELLSRVERSQPSISSSSSSSSSSSRKIMPDYIKVSMENNTSVTDYFKHDVVMTSADVASDREFLIKNMEEHGGAGSANSHHNDTTPTADAYSETIDLNPNNCYSAIGLSNSQKKQCVKHTSVMPAISRGARAAIQECQFQFKNRRWNCSTTNDETVFGPMTSLAAPEMAFIHALAAATVTSFIARACRDGQLASCSCSRGSRPKQLHDDWKWGGCGDNLEFAYKFATDFIDSREKETNRETRGVKRKREEINKNRMHSDDTNAFNIGIKRNKNVDAKNDTSLVVRNVRKSTEAENSHILNENFDQHLLELEQRITKEILTSKIDEEEMIKLQEKIKQEIVNTKFFKGEQQPRKKKRKNQRAAADAPAYPRNGIKESYKDGGILPRSTATVKARSLMNLHNNEAGRRAVIKKARITCKCHGVSGSCSLITCWQQLSSIREIGDYLREKYEGATKVKINKRGRLQIKDLQFKVPTAHDLIYLDESPDWCRNSYALHWPGTHGRVCHKNSSGLESCAILCCGRGYNTKNIIVNERCNCKFHWCCQVKCEVCTKVLEEHTCK
- the Ggt-1 gene encoding gamma-glutamyl transpeptidase, isoform B — translated: MRIVWSKKLLLWLLLAALMVTALTLGLVFGLKNRDTLYISGAVVSNGIGCAAVGGEMLTDGGSAVDAAIATLLCEGLLLPHSMGIGGGFVATIYTRSSRKVETVIARESAPAAAHKDMFVGETSITGAKSGAVPGEILGYWEMHRRYGILPWKRLFEPSIKLAREGHVVSRYLAAAIQSKLDNIKADPGLSAVFLNATGDPHLEGDYMKRPALADTLERIAENGAKEFYDGGETGRKFVEDIQKMGGIITEQDLRDYTVRWESDGHVSAHVSGTYTLYSTPMPSSGPVLAFILNLMADLYTDNEPIYWQRVVEAFKHAYGQRTNLGDMYADPVSAASINATLEEMLKPEFLESVRKLIHDNSTSEDYLYYGANFTVEEDHGTAHMNVLATNGDAVSITSTINNYFGSKVASTQTGIILNDEMDDFSTPGVINGFGVPASPANYIYPGKRPMSSMSPCIIVDQEGNVRLLVGAAGGTRITTSVAAVIMKYLLRKESLTAAVNNGRLHHQLAPMRVSYEQEVDSSVTDYLKQVGHEMYEEPVGSSFAAVTAIGALEQPEPFYDRRRIGSALTLAKTNKMQH